The following are from one region of the Streptomyces decoyicus genome:
- a CDS encoding non-ribosomal peptide synthetase, translating into MTTRTPHSPDTRKEGPVPTEGTPKDERTASGDRTASAPAAGRPAPAAGLPALVAWHAARTPQALAVADGDRTLTYAQLVSSARALAAHLREHGVRRGDSVALLMPRSARTVVAQLALWWAGAVCVPLDPAHPRSRSEALAADAGATLTVGDSKLLESAGLAGATLALPGEPLMGGDGIAGAELGADATAFIMFTSGSTGRPKGVAVPHSAIAELVSEPAYLTLTSRDRVLFHSPMTFDASTFEVWGALANGAAVVVCTAERPSFEDLAQHVERHGVTVAFFTTALFHQLAGRRSRVFSLLRTVIVGGEALSTHHAREVLRAFPWLELVNGYGPTEATTFTTAHRVTDADCDGQMPIGRPIAGATVHLLDDSGKPVPDGERGELWIGGSRLAHGYTGQPQLTAERFGNHPGPGRLYRTGDLVSLRPDGTLDFHGRTDDQVKIRGFRIEPGEVEHALREQPEVADAAVTVHRPSPDDARLAAFVVASPGPVPRPDALRDRLTAVLPAHLVPDEVQFVDALPLTASGKVDRRALTDLVAADRPDSPAGPLNPLEQAVAEVWGRSLGRDVTRPDADFLALGGHSLLALAVTDDLREELGVELTLADFFAAPTVAGHAALVERALLAAHSDLRPGAPEDTDGH; encoded by the coding sequence ATGACCACCCGCACCCCGCACTCCCCCGACACCCGGAAGGAAGGCCCCGTGCCCACCGAAGGCACCCCGAAGGACGAGCGCACCGCGTCCGGTGACCGCACCGCGTCCGCCCCGGCCGCCGGCCGGCCCGCGCCCGCGGCCGGCCTGCCGGCCCTCGTGGCATGGCATGCCGCACGGACCCCGCAGGCGCTGGCCGTGGCGGACGGCGACCGCACCCTCACCTACGCACAGCTCGTCTCCTCGGCCCGCGCGCTCGCCGCCCATCTGCGCGAGCACGGCGTCCGCCGGGGTGACTCGGTGGCGCTGCTGATGCCCCGCTCCGCGCGCACCGTCGTCGCCCAGCTCGCACTGTGGTGGGCGGGCGCCGTGTGCGTACCGCTCGACCCGGCACATCCGCGTTCCCGTTCCGAGGCGCTGGCCGCCGACGCCGGCGCGACCCTGACCGTCGGGGACAGCAAGCTCCTCGAATCGGCGGGCCTCGCCGGCGCCACTCTTGCGCTGCCCGGTGAACCGCTGATGGGCGGCGACGGCATCGCCGGGGCCGAACTCGGCGCGGACGCCACGGCGTTCATCATGTTCACCTCGGGCTCCACCGGCCGTCCCAAGGGCGTGGCCGTCCCGCACAGCGCTATAGCCGAGCTGGTCTCCGAGCCGGCGTACCTCACCCTCACCTCCCGCGACCGGGTGCTCTTCCACTCGCCGATGACGTTCGACGCCTCGACCTTCGAGGTGTGGGGAGCCCTGGCCAACGGCGCCGCCGTGGTCGTGTGCACCGCGGAGCGGCCCTCGTTCGAGGACCTGGCCCAGCACGTGGAACGCCATGGCGTCACCGTCGCCTTCTTCACCACCGCGCTCTTCCACCAGCTGGCCGGCCGCCGCTCGCGCGTCTTCTCGCTGCTGCGCACGGTGATCGTGGGCGGCGAGGCGCTGTCCACGCACCATGCCCGTGAAGTCCTGCGGGCCTTTCCCTGGCTGGAACTCGTCAACGGCTACGGGCCGACGGAGGCGACGACCTTCACCACGGCCCACCGCGTCACCGACGCCGACTGCGACGGCCAGATGCCCATCGGCCGGCCGATCGCCGGCGCGACCGTGCACCTTCTGGACGACTCCGGCAAGCCGGTCCCGGACGGGGAGCGCGGCGAACTGTGGATCGGCGGCAGCCGGCTGGCCCACGGCTACACCGGGCAGCCGCAGCTGACCGCCGAGCGCTTCGGCAACCACCCCGGGCCGGGGCGTCTCTACCGCACCGGCGACCTCGTCTCCCTGCGTCCGGACGGCACCCTCGACTTCCACGGGCGCACGGACGACCAGGTGAAGATCCGCGGCTTCCGGATCGAACCGGGGGAGGTCGAACACGCCCTGCGGGAGCAGCCCGAGGTGGCGGACGCGGCCGTCACCGTGCACCGCCCCTCCCCCGACGACGCCCGCCTGGCCGCGTTCGTGGTGGCCTCGCCCGGACCGGTGCCCCGCCCCGACGCCCTTCGGGACCGGCTCACCGCTGTCCTCCCCGCCCATCTGGTCCCCGACGAGGTGCAGTTCGTCGACGCACTGCCGCTCACCGCCTCCGGCAAGGTCGACCGCCGCGCGCTGACGGATCTCGTCGCCGCGGACCGGCCCGACTCACCGGCCGGGCCGCTGAATCCGCTGGAACAGGCTGTCGCCGAGGTCTGGGGCCGGTCGCTGGGCCGTGACGTCACCCGCCCGGATGCCGATTTCCTCGCGCTGGGCGGTCACTCCCTGCTCGCGCTCGCGGTCACCGACGACCTCCGTGAGGAGCTCGGCGTCGAGCTGACGCTCGCCGACTTCTTCGCCGCCCCCACGGTGGCGGGGCACGCCGCGCTGGTCGAGCGCGCGCTCCTCGCCGCGCACAGCGATCTGCGCCCCGGCGCCCCGGAGGACACCGATGGCCACTGA
- a CDS encoding non-ribosomal peptide synthetase, with product MTQPMTARTAAPTTTTGMQRPSSESPLSIARGALPATDGATGVLALFEEWTQRSPEAPAVIDGEHSWTYRQIDTAADEAATALRDRVRPGDLVGVCLDRSAALVVTAVALARIGAVYLPLGPRPGERRTDAVTEDLNVVCLIGDPEVLPPRHRTADHLRLALPGEGANAAATVVAAFAAPGTTARSAPPEAFYAVLTSGSTGRPKAVAVGEPALGMLLSWYRATSGLAPGDRQSLLIGVAFDPHLLELWAGLTSGAALVPAPDEVRWDPTVLADWWRTSAVSVCVSATPMVEPLLERPWPQDLRLRHVFVGGDRLRRRPGADVTATVHNAYGPAEATVASTVHSMHGTDGAAGAESAPPIGRPLPGVTVVVADADGRPVARDTEGELLIGGSGLALGYLDPELTARRFLAVPGDLDLPGVERLYRTGDRVRMPADGELEFLGRLDDQVKISGVRIEPAEVEAAFEKDPAVLSAVVTAPRTADGRTRLVAYVRAAAGAVLTADALLPGVRAWLPEQAVPSDVRIVDSFPLDANGKVDRAELARQAAHSDERPGDAPAADDGPGDATPGERLVLSAVRDLLARPGASLTDNFTEAGGTSLLAARLLTVIEKESGVRLRAPELLRQPDLRAVALLVDTRRTARQPAGA from the coding sequence ATGACCCAGCCGATGACCGCCCGGACGGCGGCCCCGACGACCACCACCGGCATGCAACGGCCCTCGTCGGAGAGCCCGCTCAGCATCGCCCGCGGCGCCCTGCCCGCCACCGACGGCGCGACCGGGGTGCTCGCCCTCTTCGAGGAGTGGACCCAGCGCTCCCCGGAGGCTCCCGCGGTGATCGACGGGGAGCACAGCTGGACCTACCGGCAGATCGACACCGCCGCCGACGAGGCCGCCACAGCCCTGCGCGACCGGGTGCGGCCCGGAGACCTGGTCGGGGTCTGCCTCGACCGTTCGGCCGCCCTCGTGGTGACCGCGGTCGCGCTCGCCAGGATCGGCGCCGTCTATCTGCCGCTGGGCCCCCGCCCCGGTGAGCGCCGCACCGACGCCGTCACCGAGGACCTGAACGTCGTCTGTCTGATCGGCGATCCCGAGGTGCTGCCGCCCCGTCACCGGACGGCCGACCACCTGCGGCTGGCGCTGCCCGGCGAGGGCGCCAACGCCGCCGCCACGGTGGTGGCCGCTTTCGCCGCGCCGGGCACGACTGCCCGTTCCGCACCCCCCGAGGCGTTCTACGCCGTGCTGACCTCCGGCTCCACCGGGCGCCCCAAGGCGGTGGCCGTCGGCGAGCCCGCGCTCGGCATGCTGCTGAGCTGGTACCGCGCCACGAGCGGCCTGGCCCCCGGTGACCGGCAGTCCCTGCTGATCGGCGTCGCGTTCGACCCCCATCTGCTGGAGCTGTGGGCCGGGCTGACGTCCGGGGCGGCTCTGGTGCCCGCCCCGGACGAGGTCCGCTGGGACCCGACGGTGCTGGCCGACTGGTGGCGTACGTCCGCGGTGTCGGTGTGTGTGTCGGCCACGCCGATGGTGGAGCCGCTGCTGGAGCGGCCCTGGCCGCAGGATCTGCGGCTGCGTCATGTGTTCGTGGGCGGCGACCGGTTGCGGCGCCGTCCCGGCGCGGACGTGACCGCCACCGTCCACAACGCCTACGGACCGGCCGAGGCCACGGTGGCCTCCACCGTCCACTCCATGCACGGCACCGACGGCGCGGCGGGCGCGGAATCCGCACCGCCCATCGGCCGGCCCCTCCCGGGCGTGACCGTCGTCGTCGCCGATGCGGACGGCCGGCCCGTCGCACGCGATACGGAGGGGGAACTCCTCATCGGCGGAAGCGGTCTGGCGCTCGGCTATCTGGACCCCGAACTGACCGCGCGCCGCTTCCTCGCCGTGCCCGGGGACCTCGATCTGCCGGGAGTGGAGCGCTTGTACCGCACCGGGGACCGGGTGCGGATGCCGGCCGACGGGGAGCTGGAGTTCCTCGGCCGTCTCGACGACCAGGTCAAGATCAGCGGCGTACGGATCGAACCGGCCGAGGTGGAGGCCGCGTTCGAGAAGGACCCGGCGGTCCTGAGCGCCGTCGTCACCGCACCGCGTACCGCCGACGGCCGCACCCGCCTGGTGGCGTACGTACGGGCGGCGGCCGGCGCCGTGCTCACCGCGGACGCGCTGCTGCCGGGCGTACGGGCCTGGCTGCCGGAGCAGGCCGTGCCCTCGGACGTACGGATCGTGGACTCCTTTCCCCTGGACGCCAACGGCAAGGTGGACCGGGCCGAGCTGGCCCGGCAGGCGGCCCACTCCGACGAGCGCCCCGGCGACGCCCCGGCGGCCGACGACGGGCCCGGCGACGCCACCCCGGGCGAGCGGCTCGTGCTGAGCGCCGTACGCGATCTGCTCGCCCGGCCGGGGGCCTCGCTGACGGACAACTTCACCGAGGCCGGCGGCACCTCTCTCCTCGCCGCACGGCTGCTGACCGTCATCGAGAAGGAGAGCGGTGTGCGGCTGCGCGCTCCCGAACTGCTCCGCCAGCCGGACCTGCGCGCCGTGGCCCTGCTCGTCGACACGCGCCGCACCGCCCGGCAACCGGCAGGAGCCTGA
- a CDS encoding non-ribosomal peptide synthetase encodes MLPLSSSQEIVWLHEQVQPGSRAYNFTAALDLWGTLDTDALRRGLAASLDRHPGLRLELVAVAGAMPGQRVAEACVPRLHTVDLRGEADPESAFQELLRTEAETPLDTFEAPLLRWTLVRLAEDRHRLIHVEHHLIHDGHSFAILLRDVFTVYRGHVLGEPVELPSAPSYADHVRARSQDEAGGERRDGLEFWAGELREVSYDMPLPGLTRPGSRRRHHGGQLRQSIGADLAERLRGHARERGLTPFATLLGLFAELLRRHSGRSRMVIGTAVGNRPRGFEEAVGMFVNTIPLALRLDPAAPAEESMDEVTDTLIRALPHQEVPIQELTRALGLHTSGADNPLFSVMFSAHDAELPEVDVPGLDITLFEGFNTGTTRFDLDVVLLPDDRRGVGPRHGAAGMTLVWDYDADMFGEDVAKLLAGRFLDLLRAYLDAPGTALAELAPPPSPQALPAAAPPAPEHDPLDPATAHDPSLPALLVGARRMTYGDLDAQVSSLAQRMRAAGVTAGQPVAAVLPRGADSVVALLACLRTRAVYCPLSPSDPPARLELLLGRLGPALVLTSADAAVTLPDGLPTATVDAPVLPPARAAEVVPGAAYIIHTSGSTGIPKPVAVGRAALENHLTGAADRFGLGAGDRVLLFAQPSFDVALEEVLPSLYAGACLVAPEREVPTGAELAGLLVAARVTVANLPTSYFLATREEMRPVLRDGHWAPRLLVLGGERLPADVMRAFLADSDSTVLNVYGVTEAAISSTVHEITRDGLADGAEIPLGTELPGERVHVLDAHHRPLPDGAVGELAIAGAGLAEGYVGNPETTAARFVHVEALGGERVYLTGDLGYRGRDGLLYFLGRRDHQIKLRGYRIELEEVEAAASAALGGRSCAVVLDREAAGGPRLVGFLESADAGEPWDEQALHTELGRRLPSALVPGRWARLDTMPRLAGGKPDRTALTRRAAALEPAAPAGESHSAPAQLPSDPMTELLAEGWREALGHSRFDASSDFFRTGGHSLLAAQLAAWLEPRLGQRPPLRLLFQNPVLADQALALAAVGTAAAAASAASTTVTESR; translated from the coding sequence ATGCTTCCGCTCTCCTCCTCGCAGGAGATCGTCTGGCTGCACGAACAGGTGCAACCGGGCAGCCGCGCCTACAACTTCACCGCCGCACTCGACCTGTGGGGCACGCTCGACACCGACGCGCTGCGCCGCGGACTCGCCGCCTCCCTCGACCGGCACCCCGGTCTGCGGCTGGAACTCGTCGCCGTCGCCGGGGCGATGCCGGGGCAGCGGGTCGCCGAGGCCTGTGTGCCGCGGCTGCACACGGTGGACCTGCGTGGGGAGGCGGACCCGGAGAGCGCGTTCCAGGAGCTGTTGCGCACCGAGGCGGAGACCCCGCTCGACACCTTCGAGGCACCGCTGCTGCGCTGGACGCTGGTCCGGCTCGCGGAGGACCGGCACCGGCTCATCCACGTCGAACACCATCTGATCCACGACGGCCATTCGTTCGCGATCCTGCTGCGGGATGTGTTCACCGTCTACCGGGGCCACGTCCTGGGCGAGCCGGTGGAGCTGCCGTCGGCGCCCTCGTACGCCGACCATGTCCGGGCCCGCTCCCAGGACGAGGCCGGCGGGGAACGGCGGGACGGTCTGGAGTTCTGGGCCGGTGAACTGCGCGAGGTCTCCTACGACATGCCGCTGCCCGGTCTGACCCGGCCCGGCTCCCGGCGCCGGCACCACGGCGGCCAGCTGCGTCAGTCGATCGGTGCCGATCTGGCGGAACGGCTCCGTGGCCATGCCCGTGAGCGCGGTCTGACGCCGTTCGCCACGCTCCTGGGGCTCTTCGCCGAGCTGCTGCGCCGCCACAGCGGCCGCTCCCGGATGGTGATCGGCACCGCGGTCGGCAACCGCCCGCGCGGTTTCGAGGAAGCCGTGGGCATGTTCGTCAACACCATCCCGCTCGCGCTGCGGCTGGACCCGGCCGCCCCGGCCGAGGAGTCCATGGACGAGGTGACCGACACCCTCATCCGTGCCCTGCCGCATCAGGAGGTGCCGATCCAGGAGCTGACCCGCGCGCTCGGCCTGCACACCTCGGGCGCCGACAACCCGCTGTTCAGCGTCATGTTCAGCGCGCACGACGCCGAGCTGCCCGAGGTCGACGTCCCGGGCCTGGACATCACCCTGTTCGAGGGCTTCAACACCGGCACCACCCGTTTCGACCTGGACGTGGTGCTGCTCCCGGACGACCGGCGCGGGGTCGGGCCCCGGCACGGTGCGGCAGGGATGACGCTGGTCTGGGACTACGACGCCGACATGTTCGGCGAGGACGTGGCGAAGCTGCTCGCCGGGCGGTTCCTCGACCTGCTGCGGGCGTATCTCGACGCGCCCGGCACCGCCCTCGCGGAGCTGGCTCCGCCGCCGTCGCCGCAGGCCCTCCCGGCTGCCGCGCCGCCGGCGCCGGAGCACGATCCGCTCGACCCGGCCACCGCCCACGACCCGTCCCTGCCCGCGCTGCTCGTCGGCGCCCGCCGGATGACCTACGGCGACCTCGACGCCCAGGTCTCCTCGCTGGCGCAGCGGATGCGGGCGGCGGGAGTGACCGCCGGGCAGCCGGTCGCCGCCGTGCTGCCCCGCGGCGCCGACTCGGTCGTGGCGCTGCTGGCCTGTCTGCGGACCCGGGCGGTGTACTGCCCGCTCTCGCCGTCCGACCCGCCGGCCCGGCTGGAGCTGCTGCTCGGCCGGCTGGGCCCGGCGCTGGTCCTGACCTCCGCGGACGCCGCCGTCACCCTTCCCGACGGGCTGCCGACGGCCACGGTCGACGCCCCGGTCCTGCCGCCGGCGCGGGCGGCCGAGGTCGTGCCCGGTGCCGCGTACATCATTCACACCTCGGGCTCGACGGGCATACCCAAGCCCGTCGCCGTCGGCCGCGCGGCGCTGGAGAACCATCTGACCGGAGCGGCCGACCGGTTCGGCCTGGGTGCGGGTGACCGGGTGCTGCTGTTCGCCCAGCCGTCGTTCGACGTGGCCCTCGAGGAGGTGCTGCCGTCGCTGTACGCCGGAGCCTGCCTGGTCGCCCCCGAGCGCGAGGTACCGACCGGCGCCGAGCTGGCCGGACTGCTGGTCGCCGCCCGGGTCACCGTGGCCAATCTGCCCACCAGTTACTTCCTCGCCACCCGTGAGGAGATGCGCCCCGTGCTCCGCGACGGGCACTGGGCGCCACGGCTGCTGGTGCTCGGTGGCGAGCGCCTCCCGGCGGACGTGATGCGCGCGTTCCTGGCCGACAGCGACAGCACCGTGCTCAACGTCTACGGCGTCACGGAAGCCGCCATCAGCTCCACCGTCCACGAGATCACCCGGGACGGCCTCGCCGACGGTGCGGAGATCCCGCTCGGCACCGAGCTGCCCGGCGAACGGGTCCACGTCCTGGACGCACACCACCGCCCGCTGCCGGACGGCGCGGTCGGTGAACTGGCCATCGCCGGAGCCGGGTTGGCCGAGGGGTACGTCGGCAACCCCGAGACCACCGCCGCGCGGTTCGTCCATGTCGAGGCGCTCGGTGGTGAGCGGGTCTACCTCACCGGTGACCTCGGCTACCGCGGCCGCGACGGCCTGCTGTACTTCCTGGGGCGCCGGGACCACCAGATCAAGCTGCGGGGCTACCGCATCGAGCTGGAAGAGGTGGAGGCCGCCGCCTCGGCCGCGCTCGGCGGCCGCTCCTGCGCCGTCGTCCTGGACCGCGAGGCCGCGGGCGGGCCCCGGCTCGTCGGCTTCCTGGAGAGCGCGGACGCCGGTGAGCCGTGGGACGAGCAGGCGTTGCACACGGAGCTGGGCCGCCGGCTGCCGAGCGCTCTCGTACCGGGGCGCTGGGCACGGCTCGACACCATGCCGCGACTGGCCGGCGGCAAGCCGGACCGCACCGCGCTGACCCGCCGGGCCGCCGCACTGGAGCCGGCCGCCCCGGCCGGGGAGAGCCACAGCGCCCCCGCGCAGCTGCCGTCAGACCCGATGACGGAGCTGCTCGCCGAGGGCTGGCGGGAGGCTCTGGGCCACAGCCGCTTCGACGCGTCCTCGGACTTCTTCCGGACCGGCGGCCACTCGCTGCTCGCCGCGCAGCTGGCGGCCTGGCTCGAACCGCGGCTGGGGCAGCGTCCGCCGCTGCGGCTGCTGTTCCAGAACCCGGTGCTGGCCGACCAGGCCCTCGCGCTCGCGGCCGTCGGCACCGCCGCCGCGGCTGCTTCCGCCGCTTCGACCACCGTGACGGAGTCCCGATGA
- a CDS encoding condensation domain-containing protein produces the protein MLSITSQYLARYRRLDTGDGAALLLPVTGAQRRFALVRAMDPAGRPDLVPMFFAFPRGTVDPVRLAAAANRLAALHPVLRARLTVQRGTPALHLEEPQVPVTRTVCAPGEDAATVLRRALGGRHPQGPPLRLFLVQDGLEEVLAVVLDHTACDGQSLARIVGELGAAYDEGPGTEGPSPAEVAAELAAYRDAVLLQLDAEERAGAPAAMAYWGERLRAVREQAPAPRPESLSAGTAPSGSAALRMPAPPAGVPFPELLDACRAAAAALFGAGHVVPLGYPWGGRPPGAAPVLGCFLNTMVFPTVTGDASAASATAEAWWDDLDHAATPFDAVVHAARAAGSGWTGRLDGMLTVDDVRRHPPLRLGGVTGREIPIDGRAVRGPFAVSVTQGPELQLRMVWDRTILPDPTAESAFTALADTLRTPAPATA, from the coding sequence GTGCTCAGCATCACGAGCCAGTACCTGGCCCGCTACCGGCGACTCGACACCGGCGACGGGGCCGCCCTCCTGCTGCCCGTCACGGGCGCCCAGCGTCGCTTTGCACTGGTGCGTGCCATGGACCCCGCCGGGCGGCCGGATCTCGTGCCGATGTTCTTCGCCTTCCCGCGCGGCACGGTGGACCCCGTACGCCTCGCGGCCGCCGCGAACCGGCTCGCCGCCCTGCACCCCGTGCTGCGCGCCCGGCTCACCGTGCAGCGCGGCACGCCCGCACTCCACCTGGAGGAGCCGCAGGTACCCGTGACCCGCACAGTGTGCGCGCCCGGTGAGGACGCGGCCACCGTGCTGCGTCGCGCCCTGGGCGGCCGGCACCCGCAGGGCCCGCCGCTGCGGCTGTTCCTGGTGCAGGACGGCCTGGAGGAGGTGCTCGCCGTCGTGCTGGACCACACCGCGTGCGACGGCCAGTCGCTGGCCCGGATCGTCGGGGAACTCGGCGCCGCCTACGACGAAGGTCCCGGCACCGAGGGCCCCTCGCCCGCCGAAGTCGCGGCCGAGCTGGCCGCCTACCGGGACGCAGTGCTGCTACAGCTCGACGCGGAGGAGCGCGCGGGCGCGCCGGCGGCCATGGCGTACTGGGGCGAACGGCTCCGCGCGGTGCGCGAACAGGCCCCCGCGCCACGTCCGGAATCCCTCTCCGCCGGGACGGCGCCGAGCGGTTCGGCGGCGCTGCGGATGCCCGCGCCGCCCGCCGGTGTGCCCTTCCCCGAGCTGCTCGACGCCTGCCGGGCGGCGGCAGCGGCGCTGTTCGGGGCGGGCCATGTGGTGCCGCTCGGCTACCCGTGGGGCGGCCGGCCGCCCGGTGCCGCGCCGGTGCTCGGCTGCTTCCTCAACACCATGGTCTTCCCCACCGTGACCGGGGACGCGTCCGCGGCCTCCGCGACGGCCGAAGCCTGGTGGGACGACCTGGACCATGCCGCCACCCCCTTCGACGCCGTGGTGCACGCCGCCCGGGCGGCCGGCTCCGGCTGGACCGGCCGGCTCGACGGCATGCTGACCGTCGACGACGTCCGCCGGCACCCCCCGCTCCGCCTGGGCGGTGTGACAGGCCGTGAGATCCCTATCGACGGCAGGGCCGTACGCGGTCCCTTCGCGGTCTCCGTCACCCAGGGCCCCGAGCTTCAGCTGCGCATGGTGTGGGACCGCACGATCCTCCCCGACCCCACCGCCGAGAGCGCCTTCACCGCCCTCGCCGACACGCTGCGGACCCCGGCGCCGGCAACCGCCTGA
- a CDS encoding MFS transporter produces MPVIPRPAASGPLRLRDFRLLLAGAAAGQLGAQVTLVALPLVAVLELNAPAFQVGLLTAAETAAFLLVGLPAGAWVDRMRKLPLMIRADVVRAVAMASIPLAAVAGVLTMVQLYVVALITGVATVFFDVAHQSFLPQLLPKDQLVSGNGALETIRSSAQVAGPGIGGGLVQVLGAALAIVADAAGYVLSALFLWAIKRPESRPDPRPEASLRQDIAEGLRFVFGHRLLRVIALTTGLANFFTAVLMATQSVFLVRVLGLAPGVVGLLLAASAVGGLAGALCAGRLAARLGQARIIWLSALVTGPFALLWPLSVPGAGAALFALGSGVVFFGAVVYNVAQVSFRQALCPPRLLGRMNATLRFLMWGTLPLGALAGGALADAFGARVALVWCAAGFLAVPLPLLLSPLRRMRELPVTEQAEAGPSDTAGPSGTADPAEPASIG; encoded by the coding sequence ATGCCCGTCATACCCCGACCCGCGGCCAGCGGCCCGCTGCGTCTGCGCGATTTCCGCCTCCTGCTCGCCGGTGCCGCGGCCGGACAACTCGGTGCCCAGGTCACCCTGGTCGCCCTGCCGCTCGTCGCGGTGCTCGAGCTCAACGCCCCCGCCTTCCAGGTGGGGTTGCTCACCGCCGCGGAAACCGCCGCGTTCTTGCTGGTCGGACTGCCGGCCGGGGCCTGGGTCGACCGGATGCGCAAGCTGCCGCTGATGATCCGCGCCGATGTCGTGCGGGCGGTGGCGATGGCGAGCATCCCGCTGGCCGCCGTCGCCGGTGTGCTGACGATGGTGCAGCTGTACGTCGTCGCCCTGATCACCGGCGTGGCGACCGTCTTCTTCGACGTCGCCCACCAGAGCTTCCTGCCCCAGCTGCTGCCCAAGGACCAGCTGGTCTCGGGCAACGGAGCGCTGGAGACCATCCGTTCGTCGGCCCAGGTCGCAGGTCCCGGGATCGGCGGCGGTCTCGTCCAGGTGCTCGGGGCCGCCCTGGCCATCGTCGCCGACGCGGCCGGCTATGTGCTCTCCGCGCTCTTCCTGTGGGCCATCAAGCGGCCCGAGAGCCGCCCGGATCCCCGGCCGGAAGCCTCCCTGCGCCAGGACATCGCCGAGGGGCTGCGCTTCGTCTTCGGGCACCGCCTGCTGCGGGTGATCGCCCTGACGACCGGGCTGGCCAACTTCTTCACCGCTGTGCTGATGGCCACGCAGTCCGTCTTCCTGGTCCGCGTGCTGGGGCTGGCGCCCGGAGTGGTCGGCCTCCTGCTGGCCGCCTCCGCCGTGGGCGGGCTCGCCGGCGCGCTGTGCGCGGGACGGCTCGCCGCCCGGCTCGGCCAGGCCCGGATCATCTGGCTGTCCGCCCTGGTCACCGGCCCGTTCGCGCTGCTGTGGCCGCTCTCCGTGCCCGGCGCGGGGGCGGCGCTGTTCGCCCTCGGCTCCGGTGTGGTCTTCTTCGGTGCCGTCGTCTACAACGTGGCTCAGGTGAGCTTCCGTCAGGCCCTGTGCCCGCCGCGGCTGCTCGGTCGGATGAACGCCACGCTGCGGTTCCTGATGTGGGGCACCCTGCCGCTCGGGGCCCTGGCCGGCGGTGCGCTGGCCGATGCCTTCGGAGCCCGGGTGGCGCTGGTGTGGTGCGCGGCCGGATTCCTGGCCGTACCGCTGCCGCTGCTGCTCTCCCCGCTGCGCCGGATGCGCGAACTGCCCGTCACGGAGCAGGCCGAGGCCGGCCCGTCCGACACCGCCGGCCCGTCCGGCACTGCCGACCCGGCCGAGCCCGCGTCCATCGGCTGA
- a CDS encoding TetR/AcrR family transcriptional regulator, with amino-acid sequence MPDRPTQILEAAARLIARRGVRGLRVEEVSAEARVSTALIYYHFKDRTGLLRRTLEFINRRAVRYTDAALDASDDPRTQLTEILLLELQDIPHVRENSAAWGELRATAVFDPDLRELLATATREWIEDLAGLIRQAQAADPALAGTDPYAAAERLTALAEGLSERWLSGTTSLERAHELLRGAVDAELRPA; translated from the coding sequence ATGCCGGACAGGCCCACCCAGATCCTCGAAGCCGCCGCCCGGCTGATTGCCCGGCGCGGCGTGCGCGGGCTGCGCGTCGAGGAGGTGTCCGCGGAGGCCCGCGTCTCGACCGCGCTGATCTACTACCACTTCAAGGACCGCACCGGACTGCTGCGCCGCACACTGGAGTTCATCAACCGGCGCGCGGTCCGCTACACCGACGCCGCCCTCGACGCCTCCGACGACCCCCGTACGCAGCTCACCGAGATCCTGCTGCTGGAACTACAGGACATCCCCCACGTCAGGGAGAACAGCGCGGCCTGGGGCGAGTTGCGCGCCACCGCCGTCTTCGACCCCGACCTGCGGGAGCTGCTGGCCACCGCGACCCGCGAGTGGATCGAGGACCTCGCCGGCCTGATACGGCAGGCCCAGGCCGCCGATCCGGCCCTCGCCGGGACCGATCCGTACGCGGCGGCCGAGCGGCTCACCGCGCTGGCGGAGGGCCTGAGCGAACGCTGGCTGAGCGGCACCACCTCGCTGGAGCGGGCGCACGAACTGCTGCGCGGCGCCGTCGACGCGGAACTCCGGCCGGCCTGA